CTGATTGACCAGCTCCAAATATTCGTAAGTTTGTTATTTAGCTCTAAAACTGTATGTGACTGGCGAAAGATACGGTTTCTTATTGTTGATTCTGCAGAGAGGCTCCGGATAGTTGCGTAATGTGAAAATCCTTCCGAGATCAATCCATAGCGTTTTTCGTCTGCGCGCCGAACATCTTTTCTGGGCTGCTTGGCTTTGAAATTTGCAATACGAAAGTCCCAGACATAAAACACCAAACTTATCAACACTAATAAGCCTGTAGCTGGGCTAGTCCATGTAATGATGGCAAGCGAAAAAAGAATAACCCCGCCGGGATCTAACAGGTTTTGTGAGACCATCATGATCCAGCTTAATAGACCGTTGATCCCAGCATTTATTTTTTCTTGTATTTTGCCTGAAGAGTTGGCCTCATAGTAATGATGAGATAGCTGCTGTGAGCGGAGAAAAATAACACGGAATAATCGATCATTTGCTAGATTATAAGTTTTGTCGGTGAGCCACCAACTCAGTCCATCGAAGAGGCTCATCAAGAATGCAAGTAATGATAAGGTA
This genomic interval from bacterium contains the following:
- a CDS encoding ABC transporter ATP-binding protein, encoding MKNLLKLSGSLKGIYPRLFLIAVFSLLFAAINSLWPIFTKWIVDTGPSFVTGKTIQQVIPTIGLIFVTLSLLAFLMSLFDGLSWWLTDKTYNLANDRLFRVIFLRSQQLSHHYYEANSSGKIQEKINAGINGLLSWIMMVSQNLLDPGGVILFSLAIITWTSPATGLLVLISLVFYVWDFRIANFKAKQPRKDVRRADEKRYGLISEGFSHYATIRSLSAESTIRNRIFRQSHTVLELNNKLTNIWSWSISRRLFVSRLVAFAAICMQLFELWQGRATTGDIVMIMLYINQINGNILFFSRFLIATAENETKAERLLSFLENTPII